The following proteins are co-located in the Bathymodiolus thermophilus thioautotrophic gill symbiont genome:
- a CDS encoding cell division protein FtsL, with the protein MLKIFTATRINIVLIIALVILSFLTITWHNQNRLLYKKIKSTQRDNQKIIARQKQLLIEHSEQMRGDKIKAKAVKILHMQQPSKIRMLPL; encoded by the coding sequence ATGTTAAAAATATTCACCGCTACTCGCATTAATATCGTGCTTATTATTGCGCTTGTTATTCTGTCTTTTTTGACCATTACTTGGCACAATCAGAACCGCTTACTTTACAAAAAAATAAAGTCTACACAACGAGACAATCAAAAAATCATCGCCAGGCAAAAGCAGTTGCTCATTGAACATTCGGAGCAAATGCGGGGGGATAAAATCAAAGCAAAAGCCGTTAAAATATTGCATATGCAACAACCCAGTAAAATCAGAATGTTGCCTTTGTGA